The following are from one region of the Gadus chalcogrammus isolate NIFS_2021 unplaced genomic scaffold, NIFS_Gcha_1.0 GACHA072, whole genome shotgun sequence genome:
- the LOC130378346 gene encoding LOW QUALITY PROTEIN: histone-lysine N-methyltransferase PRDM9-like (The sequence of the model RefSeq protein was modified relative to this genomic sequence to represent the inferred CDS: substituted 1 base at 1 genomic stop codon) produces MKGSSVYSRETNLRNVLRVNYQEPEIPKDDDYFFCDECRTFFLEECEVHGPIVFVADRPVAVREKDRAKKTLPAGFEIRDSGIPGAGLGVFYCGDGGLPIGTHFGPYEGHRTDEEGALESGYSWEIYNSRHNDYIDAKRETFSNWMRYVNCARNEEEQNLIAFQHKGGILYRSCGLVTSGAELLVWYGDEYARHLGIGFDRLWNNKSSTKGGRSQLTPAQAFPCPECPYSYTSQIFLHKHMKRSHGDLYGRLLRSGEIKVEPSLLPYVAASYQEPIGASPGTVQSTSQIPAEGAGRHRCEKCSKTFSRSYSLKGHQRIHMGEKPYHCKQCGKTFSQSGHLTVHQRIHTGEKPYHCKQCGKTFSLSDDLKKHQRIHTGXKPYHCQQCGKTFSLSDDLKKHQRIHTGEKPYHCKQCGKMFSRSDTLKEHQRIHTGEKPYHCKQCGKTFSQSGHLTVHQRIHTGEKPYHCQQCGKTFSQSGTLKRHAQLHRGVSTQTTM; encoded by the exons ATGAAGGGCTCAAGTGTTTATTCAAGAGAGACGAACCTGAGAAATGTTCTCAGAGTTAACTACCAAGAACCGGAAATACCTAAGGATGACGACTACTTCT TCTGTGATGAGTGTAGGACTTTCTTCCTCGAAGAGTGCGAGGTCCACGGTCCTATCGTCTTCGTGGCTGATCGCCCCGTTGctgtcagagagaaagacagagccaagaagacgctgcccgctgggtttgag atcagagattctgggatccctggggccggtctaggggtgttttactgtggagacggtggccttcccattggaacacactttggaccctacgaaggacacaggacagatgaagagggagccctggagagtggatactcctgggag atctacaatagcagacacaatgattacattgatgcaaagagagagacattttctaactggatgag gtacgtcaattgtgctcgtaatgaagaggaacagaaccTAATAGCGTTTCAGCACAAAGGAGGGATTCTGTATCGCTCCTGTGGCCTCGTGACTTCAGGAGCAGAGCTCTTGGTCTGGTATGGGGACGAATACGCCAGACATCTGGGAATCGGATTTGATAGACTGTGGAACAACAAGAGCTCTACTAAAG gagggagatcccagctgacaccagcacaggctttcccctgtcccgagtgtccgtactcctacacgtctcagatcttcctccacaaacacatgaagaggaGCCATGGCGACCTGTACGGCCGACTGCTGAGGAGTGGAGAAATCAAGGTGGAGCCTAGTCTCCTCCCATACGTCGCAGCCTCCTATCAAGAACCGATCGGAGCCTCCCCGGGAACCGTCCAAAGCACGAGCCAGATTCCAGCAGAAGGAGCCGGACGCCACAGATGTGAGAAGTGCAGTAAAACCTTTAGTCGCTCTTATAGTCTGAAgggacaccagcgcatccacatgggagagaaaccataccactgtaaacagtgtgggaaaacatttagtcagtCTGGTCATCTGACtgtacaccagcgcatccacacaggagagaaaccataccactgcaaacagtgtgggaaaacatttagtctatCTGATGATCTGAAgaaacaccagcgcatccacacgggatagaaaccataccactgtcaacagtgtgggaaaacatttagtctatCTGATGATCTGAAgaaacaccagcgcatccacacaggagagaaaccataccactgtaaacagtgtgggaaaatgTTTAGTAGATCTGATACTCTGAAGGAACACCaacgcatccacacaggagagaaaccataccactgtaaacagtgtgggaaaacatttagtcagtCTGGTCATCTGACtgtacaccagcgcatccacacaggagagaaaccataccactgtcaacagtgtgggaaaacatttagtcaatctGGTACTCTCAAGCGTCACGCACAACTTCACAGAGGAGTCTCCACCCAAACAACCATGTGA
- the LOC130378344 gene encoding G2/M phase-specific E3 ubiquitin-protein ligase-like, which produces MIALCLVQGQVSPRFLSQRLYRQVCKLSPLPATLEEVTDYNLRTKLQKIADATHVEGAREAMEEATDELSLMGSFSFVRSLPHRDELLGAALNFLTEGRILTALNQFKEGLETFGILALLRIHHEELKGVFMDTPEPLLASRLESTFMTSYLSEPGSNRRRKEARTLIYWRDWLIEVEDGDTSLTLGAVLAFATGLKRIPAVGFPIGPRLEFLHEEDGPALFPTANTCSLVLRLPVYPEYNRFKEAMEEGITSCGSTFGVA; this is translated from the exons ATGATTGCCCTCTGCCTGGTGCAGGGGCAGGTCTCTCCGAGATTCCTATCACAGCGCCTCTACAGACAGGTTTGTAAGCTGTCCCCTCTTCCTGCCACTTTGGAAGAGGTGACAGATTACAATTTGAGGACCAAGCTCCAAAAG ATTGCAGATGCCACACATGTGGAAGGTGCCAGGGAGGCTATGGAGGAGGCCACAGACGAGCTCTCCCTCATGGGCTCCTTCTCCTTTGTGCGGAGCCTCCCGCATAGGGATGAGCTGCTGGGGGCAGCCCTCAACTTCCTCACAGAGGGCCGTATTTTGACTGCTCTCAATCA ATTCAAAGAAGGGTTGGAGACCTTCGGGATTCTAGCTCTTTTGAGGATCCACCATGAGGAGCTCAAGGGGGTCTTCATGGACACACCTGAGCCGCTGCTGGCCTCCCGGTTGGAGTCCACATTCATGACGTCCTACCTGTCTGAGCCGGGCTCCAatcggaggaggaaggaggccaggacccttatatattggagggactggctgatcgaggtggagg ATGGAGATACGAGTCTCACCCTGGGGGCGGTTCTGGCGTTTGCCACGGGCCTCAAAAGGATTCCTGCTGTGGGTTTTCCCATCGGACCCCGGCTTGAATTCCTCCATGAGGAAGATGGACCGGCCCTTTTCCCCACGGCCAATACCTGTTCCCTGGTCCTCAGGCTACCGGTGTATCCGGAGTACAATCGATTTAaggaggccatggaggaagGAATAACCTCCTGTGGGAGTACCTTTGGCGTGGCCTAA